In a genomic window of Halalkalicoccus sp. CG83:
- a CDS encoding enoyl-CoA hydratase/isomerase family protein, with product MARYSAYESISVDVNEGVATLEFHRPDVYNALNDDVMLDVSRAFDEIQLDRDVDAVVLTGEGEDAFSAGADISEYAGPPEEHAHQEDRQELFYEMYRKPLECHAPVIAKINGYCVGGGLILAMFCDMRVAVEDAKFGVPTANIGQIPTGGSNHRAIELVGEAKAKELVLTAGFVDAAEAERIGLVNHAVPREELDSVVQEIVDGIQDTGRQAVKNSKRALNYAAETSDVESAREFEADLWWEQFASDERQRLVDEFNEGE from the coding sequence ATGGCACGCTACTCGGCCTACGAGAGCATCAGCGTCGACGTGAACGAGGGCGTCGCGACGCTCGAGTTCCACCGACCCGACGTGTACAACGCGCTGAACGACGACGTCATGCTCGACGTCAGCCGCGCCTTCGACGAGATCCAGCTGGATCGCGACGTCGACGCCGTCGTTCTCACCGGCGAGGGTGAGGACGCCTTCTCCGCGGGGGCGGACATCTCGGAGTACGCGGGCCCCCCCGAGGAGCACGCCCACCAGGAGGACCGCCAGGAGCTGTTCTACGAGATGTACCGCAAACCCCTCGAGTGTCACGCCCCCGTCATCGCGAAGATCAACGGCTACTGCGTCGGCGGCGGGCTGATCCTCGCGATGTTCTGTGACATGCGCGTCGCCGTCGAGGACGCGAAGTTCGGCGTCCCGACCGCGAACATCGGCCAGATCCCGACGGGCGGGTCGAACCACCGGGCGATCGAGCTCGTCGGCGAGGCGAAGGCGAAGGAGCTCGTGCTCACCGCGGGGTTCGTCGACGCGGCGGAGGCCGAACGCATCGGCCTGGTCAATCACGCCGTCCCGCGCGAGGAGCTCGATTCGGTAGTGCAAGAGATCGTCGACGGCATCCAGGACACCGGCCGGCAGGCGGTGAAGAACTCGAAGCGGGCGCTCAACTACGCCGCCGAGACCTCCGACGTCGAGAGCGCCCGGGAGTTCGAGGCCGACCTCTGGTGGGAGCAGTTCGCGAGCGACGAGCGCCAGCGACTGGTCGACGAGTTCAACGAGGGCGAGTGA
- a CDS encoding isocitrate/isopropylmalate dehydrogenase family protein → MSYEIATIPGDGIGPEVVEATLPLFERVAEAQNIDVEFTRYGWGSERYLEEGAMMPDDGLERIEDSDAILLGAVGHPDVPDHVTLHGLLLPIRKQFNQQVCKRPSILFEGVESPLRGYEGGDVEFVVYRENTEGEYADVGGREHVGFDHEVAVQSAVFTRQGTEAILRAAFEAAQEREGHLTSITKSNAQAYSMVFWDDVVEEVREDYPDVEVESLLVDAASMDLIRRPEEFDVIVASNLFGDVLTDIGAIVTGSMGLAPSGNINRSGTYPSMFEPVHGSAPDITGQGVANPTATVLSGAMLFEELGENQASEALWNAVRDVLADESAPTPPDLGGSASTEEMVEAFEERV, encoded by the coding sequence ATGTCATACGAGATCGCGACGATCCCCGGCGACGGAATCGGCCCCGAGGTCGTCGAGGCGACCCTCCCCCTGTTCGAACGCGTCGCTGAGGCCCAGAACATCGACGTCGAGTTCACCCGCTACGGCTGGGGAAGCGAACGCTACCTCGAGGAAGGGGCGATGATGCCCGACGACGGCCTCGAGCGCATCGAGGACAGCGACGCCATCCTGCTCGGGGCGGTCGGCCACCCGGACGTGCCGGATCACGTCACGCTCCACGGGCTGCTCCTTCCCATCCGAAAGCAGTTCAACCAGCAGGTCTGCAAGCGGCCGTCGATCCTCTTCGAGGGCGTCGAGAGCCCGCTGCGGGGCTACGAGGGCGGCGACGTCGAGTTCGTCGTCTACCGCGAGAACACCGAGGGCGAGTACGCCGACGTCGGCGGGCGCGAGCACGTCGGCTTCGACCACGAGGTGGCGGTCCAGAGCGCGGTGTTCACCCGCCAGGGGACAGAGGCGATCCTCCGGGCGGCGTTCGAGGCCGCCCAGGAGCGCGAGGGCCATCTCACGAGCATCACGAAGTCGAATGCTCAGGCCTACAGCATGGTGTTCTGGGACGACGTCGTCGAGGAGGTCCGCGAGGACTACCCCGACGTCGAGGTCGAGAGCCTGCTGGTCGACGCCGCCTCGATGGACCTCATCCGCCGCCCCGAGGAGTTCGACGTGATCGTCGCCTCGAACCTCTTCGGGGACGTCCTCACCGACATCGGCGCCATCGTGACCGGGAGCATGGGGCTCGCGCCGTCGGGCAACATCAACCGTTCCGGCACCTACCCCTCGATGTTCGAACCCGTCCACGGGAGCGCGCCGGACATCACGGGGCAGGGCGTGGCCAACCCGACGGCGACGGTGCTCTCGGGAGCGATGCTGTTCGAGGAACTCGGCGAGAATCAGGCCTCCGAGGCGCTCTGGAACGCCGTTCGAGACGTCCTCGCCGACGAGTCGGCACCGACCCCACCGGACCTCGGCGGGTCGGCGTCGACCGAGGAGATGGTCGAGGCGTTCGAGGAACGCGTCTGA
- a CDS encoding universal stress protein, translated as MPIVAAVDRNERATAIVREAARLGEAFGEAVEVVHVLARDEFVSLERTQVSETGESVPIERVVEMAEEIAAEAVEEAGVEAETVGLMGDPAEEIVSYAADRDASYVVIGGRNRSPVGKALFGSVVQSVLLTAECPVVSLRVETE; from the coding sequence CCGATCGTCGCAGCCGTCGACAGGAACGAGCGAGCAACCGCCATCGTCCGCGAGGCCGCCCGTCTGGGGGAGGCGTTCGGCGAGGCCGTCGAGGTCGTCCACGTTCTCGCCCGCGACGAGTTCGTCTCGCTCGAACGCACGCAGGTCTCCGAGACGGGCGAGTCCGTCCCGATCGAGAGGGTGGTCGAGATGGCCGAGGAGATCGCCGCCGAGGCCGTCGAGGAGGCGGGCGTCGAGGCCGAGACCGTCGGCCTCATGGGTGATCCCGCCGAGGAGATCGTGTCGTACGCGGCCGACCGCGACGCGAGCTACGTCGTCATCGGGGGCCGGAACCGTTCGCCGGTCGGGAAGGCACTGTTCGGGAGCGTCGTCCAGTCGGTCCTCCTCACCGCCGAGTGTCCGGTCGTCTCGTTGCGCGTCGAGACCGAGTAG